Part of the Candidatus Krumholzibacteriota bacterium genome, TTCCCGGACCCGCTTCGAACCGGTAAATTTTAACGGAATAGATGTTATCATATATCTGCTTCTTTTTCAAGAAAATTGGGTTTGGGCTTTACAACCGCCTGTCCGGATATTATTTTTAAGCCGTAAGGGAGAGAAAAATATTCACCTCGACAAAATACCCCACCATAAATTCGATGAATTCTTCTGTTCGATGTGCTATAATACCGGCACAGCCAACTGACAAAAGGAGGATCATGATGCGCGTACATACTCGTATTCTCGCCGGATTATTCCTTCTCGCGGCGATTCTTGCCTTTCACACTCCGATCGATGGGAGGGAATCGCCTGTTCTGAAGCCTGATAAAGGCGGCGGTGGCGCGATAGACAGGGTATTCGTCCTCGACGGAACCGGTATCCATAACGCGGGAAACCTTCAGGTACACACTGGAAACTGGGGGATCTTCGGTTCATATCCGGGTTCTTCATTTCCGACAAGCGAATTCCCATCGGCCCAGTGGCCGGCAAACAGCGGGGTCGAATATCTCTATATAGGAGGGTTGTGGGTCGGCGCCAGGGTAAACGGCATGCCGGCCGTTTCCACATCAGCTTACGAGATGGAATTCAGGCCGACGGCAGATCCGATAGACAGGATCTACAGCAGCTTTGAAAACGCGCCGGGCGGTAGCAGGCTTCCATCACCCGGGGCTGATGATGATATGGATGGAATGATCGACGAGGACTGGCTGGACGGCCATGATAACGACCTTGACGGGATGATCGACGAGGACTACGCCGCCATATCGAGACAGATGTTCAGCAGCTGGTGCACCGATGACCAGCCGGAAGCAACGGCAAATTACCCAGAACATACTCCACTGCATGTCATGCTTCGGCAGGAAAGCTATCAGTGGGAGGATGAGGAATTTTACGATTTCGTAGGATTCAAATATACGATAACCAATATCGGGAATGTTCCCCTTGAGGATCTTTATCTCGGATTACTTATAGACGGCGATGCCGGTCCCCGGAGCTGGAGCAATTTCTGGGCTGATGACGCCAGCGGCAGATGGACGGGTACGCTTTGCTCCGAAATAGGTCCGGCCTTTGTCGACCTGGCGTATATATATGACGTCGATGGCGACGGGGGGCTGACCACGGGTTATCTTGGCGCGATGATCCTGGGACATACCACCGACCCTCTCGGGATCAAGGCCCCGGCGAAAGCCGGAATGACCTCGTTTCATATCTTCAGCGGAGATCAGCCGTTTGAAAACGGTGGAGATCCGACCAACGATTTTGAGCGTTACGAGCTGATGTCGAAAAACAGTTATGACCCTGACGTCTCAATCCCATCGGACTACCGGATGCTTCTCAGTACGGGTGGATTCGGGATTCTGCTTCCAGGGGAATCACTGGTACTTTACGTGGCTCTCGTGGCGGGAGAAGGTCTTGACGGCATGCTGGATAACGCGGCAAAGGCTCAGGCCCTCTTCAACGGACAATGGATCGATCTTGATCGCGATCCGGTAACCGGGTCTGACAGACGGGAGACTCCCGTGCGTGGCCCGGCGACAGGGGTTGTCATAGATCCCTGCCGGGCTGGACTTAGCGAACCGGTGAACGTGCCGTACGGCCAGATCCTCTGGATAAACGCTGATTGCGAACAGGAGGAAGGATTCAAGTCGTTCTGCGCATATAGCGAAGCTGACAGCCTCATCTTCCGCACAGGCGTGGCCGGCAGGGAGACTCAGATCCACTGGCTCTTATCGATGCCGCAGCCGACGCTGAACCTTCTCGACATCCGTCCCTGTTCATGTCCCAATCCGTTTAACGTGAAGCTCTTCGGGGAATCTAAGGGCAGGGGCAAGAGAAAGGGAGGGATGCTTCCCGTGGCGATCCTCGGAAGCGAAGAGTTCGACGTACACCTGATCGATCCAGCCTCGCTGAAACTTGAAGGGGTCAGCCCCGTGTACAGGAAGAAGTGCAGTTTCGAGGATGTCTCACGGCCGGTCATTGGATGGATGCCATGCGAGTGCACGACGGAAGGGGCCGATGGATATCTTGATATGATCCTTCATTTCAGGGATCTTGAGATCGCCGATGCCATTGCCGTCGATGGTATCCCGAATGCCGGCGAAGAGAAGGTGCTTACGCTGACAGGCATGCTTTTCGACGGGACTCCTTTCGAGGCGTCTGATTGCGTCAAGTTCGTCGGACGACGCCTGAAACCCGGCGGGTTGATCGACGAAATCATCCTCAGGCCGGCCCTGCCGAACCCGTTCAACCCGGTGACCAGGATCTCGTTCTACCTTCCCGAAAAACAGAATATCCGCCTTGAGATCTTCGACGTCTCCGGACGCCTGGTGATGACACTGGCCGATGGGCCATATCCGCGGGGAGAATCGGCGATCGAATGGAAAGCCTCGGGATTGAGCAGCGGGATATATTTTTACAGGCTGAAGGCCGGTGATTATGTCGAGACGAAAAAAGTAGTGCTTATGAGATAATCAGATTCACCTGTTGATTGCGGTACTGTAAGGCGTGATCAACTCTAAACGGAACGGTTCCCGTTCTCAAAAAACGGGGACCGTTCTGTTATCATCTCCGCGTTATCACAAAATCGGGATCGATATCATCTCAAAAGGAGCATCTTTCTTACGACGGAGTCGCTGCCCTCTTCAAGCCGGTAGAAATATATGCCGCTGGAGACTTTTTCCCCATCCCCGTTCGTTCCGTTCCAGTCGACCTGGTAAAGGATCCCCGGCTGGTGGACCCTGTCGACCAGGGTGCTTATCAGCCGGCCGGAGGGGGAGAATATCCGCAGAGTGGCTCTGCCCTCCCTGGCGAGGCTGTATCTTATCGTCGTCGCGGGGTTGAAGGGGTTGGGATAGTTCTGGTAAAGATCGAGAGCGGCGGGGATCTCCCCGTTCGATCCCGTGACTATATCGACGCTTCCGTTGACGGGAAGTGCGCATGGCTCTCCTTCGTTGAACAGTAT contains:
- a CDS encoding T9SS type A sorting domain-containing protein produces the protein MRVHTRILAGLFLLAAILAFHTPIDGRESPVLKPDKGGGGAIDRVFVLDGTGIHNAGNLQVHTGNWGIFGSYPGSSFPTSEFPSAQWPANSGVEYLYIGGLWVGARVNGMPAVSTSAYEMEFRPTADPIDRIYSSFENAPGGSRLPSPGADDDMDGMIDEDWLDGHDNDLDGMIDEDYAAISRQMFSSWCTDDQPEATANYPEHTPLHVMLRQESYQWEDEEFYDFVGFKYTITNIGNVPLEDLYLGLLIDGDAGPRSWSNFWADDASGRWTGTLCSEIGPAFVDLAYIYDVDGDGGLTTGYLGAMILGHTTDPLGIKAPAKAGMTSFHIFSGDQPFENGGDPTNDFERYELMSKNSYDPDVSIPSDYRMLLSTGGFGILLPGESLVLYVALVAGEGLDGMLDNAAKAQALFNGQWIDLDRDPVTGSDRRETPVRGPATGVVIDPCRAGLSEPVNVPYGQILWINADCEQEEGFKSFCAYSEADSLIFRTGVAGRETQIHWLLSMPQPTLNLLDIRPCSCPNPFNVKLFGESKGRGKRKGGMLPVAILGSEEFDVHLIDPASLKLEGVSPVYRKKCSFEDVSRPVIGWMPCECTTEGADGYLDMILHFRDLEIADAIAVDGIPNAGEEKVLTLTGMLFDGTPFEASDCVKFVGRRLKPGGLIDEIILRPALPNPFNPVTRISFYLPEKQNIRLEIFDVSGRLVMTLADGPYPRGESAIEWKASGLSSGIYFYRLKAGDYVETKKVVLMR